The Virgibacillus siamensis sequence GATTTTCTGCGTGAAAAAGGTATGGCGAAAGCAGCTAAAAAAGCAGACCGCATTGCTGCAGAGGGATCTGCATATATTGAAGTTGCAGGAAATACTGCAGCACTGATTGAGGTAAACTGTGAAACAGACTTTGTAACAAAAAATGATCAGTTCAAAAATCTGCTTTCTGAACTAGGTAAGCATATTGTAAGTGAAAAACCAGAGACTGTAGAAGAAGTACTGCAGCAAAAGCTTCATGGCGATGGAGACACGGTGGAAACTTATATTAATTCTGTTGTTGCCAAGATTGGTGAGAAGATTTCACTTCGACGCTTTGCACTTGTAAACAAAACAGATAGCGATGCTTTTGGCGCATATCTCCATATGGGGGGACGCATTGGTGTGCTGACACTTCTGGAAGGGACTACTGACGAAGCTGTCGCTAAAGATGTTGCAATGCATATTGCGGCCGTAAACCCACGTTACGTTTCACGCGATGATGTATCTGAAGAAGAAGTTCAACGTGAACGTGAAGTGTTGAAAACACAAGCATTGAACGAAGGTAAGCCTGAGAATATCGTTGAAAAAATGGTCGAAGGGCGCCTGGGCAAATTCTTTGAAGAAATATGCCTGCTGGATCAGAACTTTGTTAAAGATCCGGATCAAAAAGTTAAAAAATACGTTGCTGATAAAGGTGCTTCCGTAAAATCATTCAGCCGCTTTGAAGTCGGTGAAGGAATGGAAAAACGTGAAGAGAATTTTGCCGAAGAGGTTAAGAGCCAAATGAAAAAATAGTGGCTTTAAAATAGGGAACAGTATGTTGTTCCCTATTTCACTAGTTTTTATCTTTATTTAAAAACAATATAAAATCTCTATGGAGGTAATTATGACGACAGCTCAGTACCGTAGAATTGTGTTAAAGTTAAGTGGAGAAGCATTGAGCG is a genomic window containing:
- the tsf gene encoding translation elongation factor Ts → MAITAKLVKELREKTGAGMMDCKKALQETDGNIDEAIDFLREKGMAKAAKKADRIAAEGSAYIEVAGNTAALIEVNCETDFVTKNDQFKNLLSELGKHIVSEKPETVEEVLQQKLHGDGDTVETYINSVVAKIGEKISLRRFALVNKTDSDAFGAYLHMGGRIGVLTLLEGTTDEAVAKDVAMHIAAVNPRYVSRDDVSEEEVQREREVLKTQALNEGKPENIVEKMVEGRLGKFFEEICLLDQNFVKDPDQKVKKYVADKGASVKSFSRFEVGEGMEKREENFAEEVKSQMKK